A segment of the Streptomyces sp. NBC_01235 genome:
ATCGTCGGCCCTGGTCAGCGCGGACCGTGCGGCGTCCAGGGAGGCACCGCGCCGCACCGCCCGCCTGAGCGCCTCGGGTTCGAGGAGCAGCCGGACGTCGTAGACCTCGCGCGCCATGTCCGCGTCCACCATGCGCACCGTGACGCCCTTGTACTGGCTCATGACGACCAGGCCGGTGCCGGCCAGGGTTTTGAGCGCCTCGCGCACCGGGGTCTTGGAGACCCCGAACTGTGCGGCGAGCTCGGTCTCGACCAGGGCCTGACCGGGCGTCAGCCGCCCGGTCAGGATGCGGCGTTTGATCTCCTCCAGCACGTACTGCGTGCGGGAGGGGATCGGCGTGGGCACAGAGGTCATGCGCGCCTCTCGGATGTCGCGTATCTGATCTCGGATCTCGCGTATCGCGTCTCATATATGACGTACGAAGCACGACGCGTTGAAGGTAGGAGCACGCCTGTGTTTCGTCAATGCTTCTGACAAAGGAAGTGTCGGAAGAAGGGCGAGGTGTCAGAGGGGAGGTGTCAGAAGGGGATGGTCTCGCCCTCGCGTGCGGTGCGGGTGGGGCCGTCGAAGACGACGGCGGCGCGGGCGGTCGCGGCCTCCCGGGTCAGCGTGGGCCCGACGTGGGTGATGTACAGCTCCCGCACGCCCGCCTTGCGGGCGGCCTCGCCGGCGTCCTCCGGAGTCAGATGGACCTGCTGCTCATGTTCGCCTTCGCGATGCCGGTCGAGGTCCGCCTCACACAGGAACAGGTCGGCCCCCAAGGCGAGTTCGGTGAGCGCGTCGCACGGCCCGCTGTCCCCGGAGTACGCGAGGACGCTCCCCTGGCACTCGGCGCGCAGCCCGTACGCCTCGGTGTCGTGGGCCACCGCGCGCGAGGTGAGGCGCAGGTTCCAGTGCCGGACGGTGTGCCCGTCGAACAGGGGCCTGAAGTCGAGGAACTCGCTGAGGAACCGTACGTCCGGCCGGCCGAGGAACCCGGCCAGGCGCCGGGCGCAGTCGATCGGCGCGTACACCGGGATCGGGGCCGGCGGGGTCATTCCACCGTAGGCGAGCGCGTAGGCGGCGGCGAGGAGATCGGCGCTGTGGTCGGCGTGGAGGTGGGAGATCCAGATCGCGGTGAGCCGGTCGGGATCCGTGTGCCTGCGCAACTCCGCGAACGTCCCGAAGCCCGCGTCCACCCACACCTCGGCCCCCGCTCCGCGCAGCAGGTAGCCGGAGCAGGGGCGGCCCGGCCCCGGGTGTGGAGAGGCGGTGCCGAGGACGGTGAGACTGAGGGGCATGGTGGGGAGGGTACGTTTCGGTCCCGCCGGACGCGCCCTGTTCACGTCCGTCTACGGCAACCGCAGGGGACCGTCTACGCCCGGCGCGGTGAGGCGCCGCGAGCCGGCCACCGTGGGTCGGCTACCGCGTCCACCCCGGGTCACGGCCGCTCAGTCCGACCGCCCGGTCGAGCAGCGGAGCGTCGTCCGGGACGGGCACCACGGGGCCGAAGATGCCGCCCCCGCGGTCCTGGTCCTCGGCGGCCGCCCGCAGGAAGTCGTGCGAGGCCCGCAGCGCGGCCGGGTCGGGCGTGTACTCCTGCCCGGTGGCACGGGCCAGGTCCCAGCCGTGGATCACCAGCTCGTCGGCGGCGACGGCCCCCGCGACCGCGCCGGGCAGGTCGATGCCGCCCGCGCGGGTCATGCCGGTCCAGGCGGCCGGGGCGCGCCAGGCCTCGGCGAGTTCGTCGAGCACCTTGGGCAGTTCCTCGCGCCAGCCGGGGCCGATGTCCGGCGCGGCGGCGTCCGAAGCGGTGTCGGTGGTGGCAACCAGGTCCTTGCGCGCGGCGTCCCGGAAGGCGCCGGCGAGGCCGGTCAGGTGCCCGAGCATGTTGCGGACCGCGCAGCCCGGGCAGGGTGTCGCGTCCGCGAGCTGCTCGTCGCGGACACCTGCCGCGAGGCGCGCGATGATCCGGGCCTGGGGCCCGAGGTCGAGAGTCGTCGTCGTGTCGGTCATGAGGGGTGGACCGGCCGCATGCCGGAAACTCATCGCACCCCGGCCTCGATCCGTACGCCCGGTGCGCTCCGTACCGCACGGAGCGGCTCGGCCGGGGTCCGTCCGCCGCCAGGCACCCCGCGGCGATCACCGGGTCGCAGATCGCGCAGCCGCGGGAGGAGGTGTGGGCGAAAGGGACGGATCGGGTTGCCCTTGAGGTGGTGGACGGCGTCCCCCGCGGTGTGCAGCCGGGCGGGCCCGCTCCGCCCGCCTCCCCCGGTCCCGGCTTCGCTCGACCGGGCGGTGCCCCCATCCGCGTTCAGGCGGCGCCGGTCCGGCTCGCGGACCGGACACATGAGAAGCCCAGAGGCGATACCGACGCGTTCCGACGGATTCCCGCCGGGCGCGGGCCCGTGTGCAAGGCATCTGCCCGATGCCCGGGGCCCTGCCTTAGAACCACGATGACCAGGCATGACGACATCGACATGGACGGTGGTGCGGGTCCTGCGGGACCGCGACGCGGGGCTGTATCTCGCGGGGGTGGTGGTCTCCGGCTTCGGGACGTCGGCGCTGTGGCTCGCGTCGGGCGTGTGGGTCAAGGAGCTGACCGGTTCGGACGGGTCGGCCGCCCTGTGCCTGCTCGCGATGTGGGCGCCCACGCTCGTCGGCCCGCTGCTCGGCACGCTCGCCGACCGCGTCCGCCGCAAACCCCTGCTGATCGGCGCGAACCTCCTCCTGGCCGCCCTCCTGCTCACCCTCTTCACTGTCGACTCCCCGAGCCGCGTGTGGCTGCTCTACGCGGTCCTGTTCGTGTACGGCGCGGTGGGCGTCGTCCAGGACGCGGCGGAGGCGGCTCTCGTCGCCGCCGCGGTGGACCGGTCCCTGCTGGGTGACTTCAACGGGCTGCGCATGACGGCGACCGAGGGCATGAAGCTGGTGGCCCCGCTCGCGGGCGCGGGCCTCTTCGCGGCGTACGGCGGCCCGAGCGTCGCCCTGCTGGACGCCGTCACGTTCGTCCTGGCCACGGGCGTGTACGCGCTCCTGCACGTCCCCGAGGAGAAGCCGGAGCCGCCCCTGAGCGGCTGGTGGGCGCGGACCGCCGAGGGCACGCGTCACCTGTGGGCGCACGCGCGGCTGCGCCCCCTGGTCCTGGCGGGCGGCACCACGATGCTCTGCGCGGGCATCAGCGGGGCGCTGCTCTACGCCGTCATCGACGGCCTCGGGCACTCCCCCGCCTACGCCGGTGTCCTGTACGCCGTCCAGGGCGTCGGCTCGGTCGCGGTCGGACTGGCCTCGGGCCCGGCCCAGCGTCGCCTGGGCGGGCACCGGTTCGCGGCGGCCGGGATCGCCCTCACGGCGGTCGCGGTGGCGGCACGGGCGGTCCCGGCCGACCCGGTGGCGCTGCTGTGCAGCGCGGCGAGCGGCGTCGGGCTGCCCTGCGTGCTGATCGCCGCGATGACGGCCGTGCAGCGCGAGACGCCGGATGCGCTGCTGGGCCGTACGGCCGCCACGGCCAACACCCTGATGTTCACGCCGAACGTGCTGGGGCTGGCCGCGGGGGCGGCAC
Coding sequences within it:
- a CDS encoding GntR family transcriptional regulator, encoding MTSVPTPIPSRTQYVLEEIKRRILTGRLTPGQALVETELAAQFGVSKTPVREALKTLAGTGLVVMSQYKGVTVRMVDADMAREVYDVRLLLEPEALRRAVRRGASLDAARSALTRADDATDTAERSLANREFHRALYLPCGNPLLGRMLDEVRDQAALVSAVAWAASPSWEREAGEHREILRLALAKDADGAARALHAHIASFVRRAFPETDDGAHEGVQAEEGQE
- a CDS encoding TIGR03086 family metal-binding protein gives rise to the protein MTDTTTTLDLGPQARIIARLAAGVRDEQLADATPCPGCAVRNMLGHLTGLAGAFRDAARKDLVATTDTASDAAAPDIGPGWREELPKVLDELAEAWRAPAAWTGMTRAGGIDLPGAVAGAVAADELVIHGWDLARATGQEYTPDPAALRASHDFLRAAAEDQDRGGGIFGPVVPVPDDAPLLDRAVGLSGRDPGWTR
- a CDS encoding MBL fold metallo-hydrolase, producing the protein MPLSLTVLGTASPHPGPGRPCSGYLLRGAGAEVWVDAGFGTFAELRRHTDPDRLTAIWISHLHADHSADLLAAAYALAYGGMTPPAPIPVYAPIDCARRLAGFLGRPDVRFLSEFLDFRPLFDGHTVRHWNLRLTSRAVAHDTEAYGLRAECQGSVLAYSGDSGPCDALTELALGADLFLCEADLDRHREGEHEQQVHLTPEDAGEAARKAGVRELYITHVGPTLTREAATARAAVVFDGPTRTAREGETIPF